In Rhodobacter xanthinilyticus, a single window of DNA contains:
- a CDS encoding tellurite resistance TerB family protein: MPDTLPSLSPQDALIAVMVAVSASDETIRTSELVAIERMVNHMPVFAAYDIDRIRTIAQTVYALFEEEEGLEALFGLVREALPEKLHETAYALACDVAAADGVLHQPELRMLEEIRGELAIDRLHAVAIEWGARVRHLTL; encoded by the coding sequence GTGCCCGACACCCTGCCCTCGCTCTCCCCGCAAGATGCGCTGATCGCCGTGATGGTGGCGGTCTCGGCCTCGGACGAAACGATCCGCACCTCCGAACTCGTCGCGATCGAGCGGATGGTGAACCACATGCCGGTCTTCGCCGCCTATGATATCGACCGGATCCGCACCATCGCGCAGACCGTCTACGCGCTCTTCGAGGAGGAAGAGGGCCTCGAGGCGCTCTTTGGCCTCGTGCGCGAGGCGCTGCCCGAGAAGCTCCACGAGACCGCCTATGCGCTCGCCTGCGATGTCGCGGCGGCTGACGGCGTGCTGCACCAGCCCGAGCTGCGCATGCTCGAGGAGATCCGCGGCGAGCTCGCCATCGACCGCCTCCATGCCGTCGCGATCGAATGGGGCGCGCGGGTGCGCCACCTCACCCTCTGA
- a CDS encoding type IV pili methyl-accepting chemotaxis transducer N-terminal domain-containing protein encodes MLVPVSGLFKPFSGLVLAVGLAAAALAPAPAFAVDAAPAALPRQLNLAGRQRLISQRLTAAVCFLSLGVDTDEQHLILLESTEIYANTLKLLRDGHPVFGLPPASDPSLILALDQARVVWNAVEPLARQALDGNTDPAILENLSYLEPSLLSASQAVVTALTDQLGDDVSEDADLARALDMAGRQRMLSQAVVKEACLISRANVSEFAVPPHVRALNNRLDLFELETTFLRVGDEELQIAPPPNLATEEAIDRVLTAWQDMRALLDPAIEGESMGIAELDDLAVAYGELLPQIEDVVAEYVAARARPPQP; translated from the coding sequence ATGCTTGTGCCCGTGTCTGGTCTGTTCAAACCCTTCTCCGGCCTCGTCCTCGCGGTCGGTCTCGCGGCCGCGGCGCTGGCCCCGGCGCCGGCTTTCGCGGTCGATGCCGCCCCCGCCGCCCTGCCGCGCCAGCTCAACCTCGCCGGCCGTCAGCGCCTGATCTCGCAACGCCTCACCGCCGCGGTCTGCTTCCTCAGCCTCGGCGTCGATACCGATGAACAACATCTGATCCTCCTCGAATCGACCGAGATCTACGCCAACACCTTGAAATTGCTGCGCGACGGCCACCCGGTCTTCGGCCTGCCCCCGGCCTCCGACCCGTCCCTGATCCTCGCCCTCGATCAGGCCCGCGTGGTCTGGAACGCCGTCGAACCCCTCGCCCGCCAGGCCCTCGACGGCAACACCGATCCCGCCATCCTCGAAAACCTCTCCTATCTGGAGCCCTCGCTGCTCTCCGCCTCGCAAGCCGTCGTCACCGCCCTCACCGACCAGCTCGGCGATGATGTCAGCGAGGATGCCGATCTCGCCCGCGCCCTCGACATGGCCGGCCGCCAACGCATGCTCTCACAAGCCGTCGTCAAGGAGGCCTGCCTGATCTCGCGCGCCAATGTCTCGGAATTCGCCGTGCCGCCCCATGTCCGCGCGCTGAACAACCGCCTCGACCTCTTCGAGTTGGAAACCACCTTCCTGCGGGTCGGCGATGAAGAGCTCCAGATCGCCCCGCCGCCCAATCTGGCCACCGAAGAGGCGATCGACCGCGTGCTCACCGCCTGGCAAGACATGCGCGCGCTCCTCGATCCGGCGATCGAGGGCGAGAGCATGGGGATCGCCGAGCTCGACGACCTCGCCGTCGCCTATGGCGAGCTCCTGCCGCAAATCGAGGATGTGGTGGCCGAATATGTCGCGGCCCGCGCCCGCCCGCCTCAGCCGTAA
- the dacB gene encoding D-alanyl-D-alanine carboxypeptidase/D-alanyl-D-alanine endopeptidase: MAIDRRHFLTAASAAALTAVGGGAGWAAGGAEDLVAQAGLSGEVSYLVADLKSGLVLESRNPNLGMPPASTAKAITSLYALETLGPEYRFRTRVIATGPVRGGTLEGDLVLAGGGDPTLSTDDLGDLAARLVAKGVRAVRGRLLVWGGALPYAAQIAGDQPVYVSYNPSVSGLILNFNRVYFEWRRAGSGYQLGMDARGERFQPRAYSTDVALAQRQSPLFTYSEQGGKEHWTVAAGALGRGGSRWLPVRHPELYAGDVFQTLARAQGLDLPAPQPVSSLPRGEILVERGSDPLGRILVDMLKYSTNVTAEAVGMTTSVARGAPAALGRSGASMSGWLTQRLGGGGARFVDHSGLGAETRISASEMVHALAALGPRVGLRGLMKGFKLRDDDGKILQNQSLRVDAKTGTLNFVSSLAGYMTAPDGTELVFAIFTGDLARRRAAAQVEQPAGGRDWVRRSKILQSRLIERWAALYG; the protein is encoded by the coding sequence GTGGCTATTGATCGAAGACATTTCCTGACCGCGGCGTCGGCGGCGGCGCTGACGGCGGTTGGCGGGGGGGCCGGCTGGGCGGCGGGCGGGGCGGAGGATCTCGTCGCGCAGGCGGGGCTTTCGGGCGAGGTGAGCTATCTCGTGGCCGATCTGAAGAGCGGGCTCGTGCTTGAATCGCGCAACCCGAACCTCGGGATGCCGCCGGCCTCCACGGCGAAGGCGATCACGTCGCTTTATGCGCTCGAGACGCTGGGGCCGGAGTATCGGTTCCGCACGCGGGTCATTGCGACCGGGCCGGTGCGCGGCGGCACGCTCGAGGGGGATCTTGTTCTGGCCGGCGGGGGCGATCCGACGCTCTCGACCGATGATCTGGGCGATCTCGCGGCGCGGCTGGTCGCTAAGGGGGTGCGCGCGGTGCGCGGGCGGCTGCTCGTCTGGGGCGGGGCCTTGCCTTACGCGGCGCAGATCGCGGGCGATCAGCCGGTTTATGTGAGCTACAACCCCTCGGTGTCCGGGCTGATCCTGAATTTCAACCGGGTGTATTTCGAGTGGCGGCGCGCGGGGAGCGGCTATCAGCTCGGGATGGATGCGCGGGGCGAGCGGTTCCAGCCGCGGGCCTACAGCACCGATGTGGCGCTCGCGCAGCGGCAAAGCCCGCTGTTCACCTATTCGGAGCAGGGCGGCAAGGAGCATTGGACGGTGGCGGCCGGGGCTTTGGGGCGCGGTGGGAGCCGGTGGTTGCCGGTGCGCCACCCGGAGCTTTATGCAGGCGATGTGTTTCAGACGCTGGCGCGGGCGCAGGGGCTCGATCTGCCGGCGCCGCAGCCGGTGAGCAGCTTGCCGCGCGGCGAGATCCTGGTCGAGCGCGGCTCCGATCCGCTCGGGCGGATCCTCGTCGACATGCTGAAATATTCGACCAATGTCACCGCCGAGGCGGTCGGGATGACGACGAGTGTGGCGCGCGGTGCGCCGGCGGCGCTCGGGCGCTCGGGGGCGTCGATGAGCGGGTGGTTGACGCAGCGGCTGGGCGGCGGCGGGGCGCGGTTTGTCGACCATTCCGGCCTCGGGGCGGAGACGCGGATCTCGGCCAGCGAGATGGTTCATGCGCTGGCGGCGCTTGGCCCGCGGGTCGGGTTGCGGGGCCTGATGAAAGGTTTCAAGCTCCGCGATGACGATGGAAAGATCTTGCAAAATCAGAGCCTTCGGGTCGATGCGAAGACGGGGACGCTGAATTTCGTCTCGAGCCTTGCGGGCTATATGACGGCGCCAGATGGAACCGAACTCGTGTTTGCGATCTTCACCGGGGATCTCGCGCGGCGGCGCGCGGCGGCGCAGGTCGAGCAGCCCGCGGGCGGGCGCGACTGGGTGCGGCGCTCGAAGATCTTGCAAAGCCGGTTGATCGAGCGCTGGGCCGCGCTTTACGGCTGA
- a CDS encoding nicotinate-nucleotide adenylyltransferase: protein MRQGFPIATRGQRIGLLGGSFDPAHEGHAHITREALRRFGLDQVWWMVSPGNPLKEHGPAPMSARMAEARRVMADPRVVITDLEVRLGTRYTAATLRRLLPLYRGVRFVWLMGSDNLVQFDRWDDWRAILAMVPVGVIARPGSRLAGKGARAARIFAGARVPQAAARALAGAAPPAWCFLDAPMSPLSSSSIRARGGWQPRG from the coding sequence ATGCGACAGGGCTTTCCCATAGCGACGCGCGGCCAGCGGATCGGACTGCTCGGCGGGTCTTTCGACCCGGCCCATGAGGGGCATGCGCATATCACCCGCGAGGCGCTGCGCCGGTTCGGGCTGGATCAGGTCTGGTGGATGGTCAGTCCGGGCAACCCGTTGAAAGAGCATGGCCCGGCGCCGATGTCGGCGCGGATGGCCGAGGCGCGGCGGGTGATGGCGGATCCGCGGGTGGTGATCACCGATCTCGAGGTGCGGCTCGGCACGCGCTACACGGCGGCGACGCTGCGCCGGCTCTTGCCGCTTTACCGGGGGGTGCGGTTTGTCTGGCTGATGGGGTCGGACAATCTTGTGCAGTTTGACCGTTGGGACGACTGGCGGGCGATCCTGGCGATGGTGCCGGTGGGGGTGATCGCGCGGCCGGGCTCGCGGCTGGCGGGCAAGGGCGCGCGGGCGGCGCGGATCTTTGCGGGGGCGCGGGTGCCGCAGGCGGCGGCGCGGGCGCTCGCCGGGGCGGCACCGCCGGCCTGGTGTTTCCTCGATGCGCCGATGTCGCCGCTCTCCTCCTCCTCGATCCGGGCGCGGGGCGGTTGGCAGCCGCGCGGCTGA
- a CDS encoding GGDEF domain-containing protein, with amino-acid sequence MSMHGALESGRLELPPEVMGQLMPMFLWLDRHGGIRCLGPTMAKVIGEDVIGTRFETHFKLGRAWSRREVGAGEVGATQGRRLHLSLLRHPDISLRGRAVEIGPNGREGVLLNLTFGIHIADAVRIFGLTEADFAPSDLAIELLYLREAKAAVLGELKALTGRLEEARRSAMSQALTDPLTGLANRRAFDLALDKAIAGLAHGGGAFALAHLDLDHFKAVNDTLGHAAGDHVLGCAAQILREETRGGDVVARVGGDEFVLLLRGALQSERLKALGARIIARLEAPIAVEGAVCRISGSIGIAVSSDYESHDAEAMLADADAALYESKRNGRGRCMLVRDLRPDAEVSQAG; translated from the coding sequence ATGAGCATGCATGGAGCGCTCGAATCGGGGCGGCTGGAGCTGCCGCCCGAGGTGATGGGGCAATTGATGCCGATGTTCCTCTGGCTCGACCGGCACGGCGGGATCCGCTGTCTCGGGCCGACGATGGCGAAGGTGATCGGGGAAGATGTGATCGGCACGCGGTTCGAGACGCATTTCAAGCTCGGTCGCGCCTGGTCGCGGCGCGAGGTTGGCGCGGGGGAGGTGGGCGCGACGCAGGGTCGGCGGCTGCATCTGTCCTTGCTGCGCCATCCCGATATCAGCTTGCGCGGGCGCGCGGTGGAGATCGGGCCGAACGGGCGCGAGGGCGTGCTCTTGAACCTGACCTTCGGGATCCATATCGCGGATGCGGTGCGGATCTTCGGGCTGACGGAGGCGGATTTCGCGCCTTCCGACCTTGCGATCGAACTGCTTTACCTGCGCGAGGCGAAAGCGGCGGTGCTGGGCGAGTTGAAGGCGCTCACCGGGCGGCTCGAGGAGGCGCGGCGCTCGGCGATGTCGCAGGCGCTGACCGACCCGCTGACCGGGTTGGCGAACCGGCGCGCCTTCGATCTGGCGCTCGACAAGGCGATCGCGGGGCTGGCGCATGGCGGCGGGGCATTTGCGCTCGCGCATCTCGATCTCGATCATTTCAAGGCGGTCAATGACACGCTCGGCCATGCGGCGGGGGATCATGTGCTCGGCTGCGCGGCGCAGATCCTGCGCGAGGAGACCCGCGGCGGCGATGTCGTGGCGCGGGTGGGCGGCGACGAGTTCGTGTTGCTGTTGCGCGGGGCGTTGCAGTCCGAGCGGCTGAAGGCGCTCGGCGCGCGGATCATTGCGCGGCTCGAGGCGCCGATCGCGGTGGAGGGGGCGGTGTGCCGGATCTCGGGCTCGATCGGGATCGCGGTGTCGAGCGATTATGAGAGCCATGATGCGGAGGCGATGCTCGCCGATGCGGATGCGGCGCTTTATGAATCGAAGCGCAACGGGCGGGGGCGGTGCATGTTGGTGCGCGATCTGCGCCCCGATGCGGAGGTGTCGCAGGCGGGCTGA
- a CDS encoding heme NO-binding domain-containing protein, with protein MHGLVNKSIQSFLRDNYGQALWVRVSQQIGVDPEGFEAMLHYDDALTEELLGAATRALDRPRGVLLEDIGAYLASIEELRRLLRFGGGDYWEFLFSLDELQGRSLMALPDLDLPELALEVEGGGQFRLFVFGPMPGWGAVMTGLLRAMADDYGALVLIEQDGGGESYERVSVTLLEAAFNEGRGFDLAQPLGAT; from the coding sequence ATGCACGGGTTGGTCAACAAGTCTATCCAGTCGTTCCTGCGCGACAATTACGGTCAGGCGCTCTGGGTAAGGGTTTCACAACAGATCGGCGTCGATCCCGAGGGGTTCGAGGCCATGCTTCATTATGACGATGCGCTCACCGAGGAGCTGCTGGGGGCGGCCACGCGCGCGCTCGACCGGCCGCGGGGGGTGTTGCTCGAGGATATCGGGGCCTATCTCGCCTCGATCGAGGAATTGCGCCGGCTGCTGCGGTTCGGCGGCGGGGATTACTGGGAATTTCTGTTTTCTCTCGATGAGTTGCAGGGGCGCTCGCTGATGGCGCTGCCCGATCTCGACCTGCCGGAGCTGGCGCTCGAGGTCGAGGGCGGGGGGCAGTTCCGGCTCTTTGTCTTCGGGCCGATGCCGGGCTGGGGGGCGGTGATGACCGGGCTCTTGCGGGCGATGGCCGATGATTACGGCGCGCTCGTGCTGATCGAGCAAGATGGTGGCGGCGAGAGTTATGAGCGGGTCAGCGTGACCTTGCTCGAGGCCGCGTTCAACGAAGGGCGCGGGTTTGATCTCGCCCAACCTCTGGGGGCCACATGA
- a CDS encoding DUF4153 domain-containing protein → MFVKRLHFTALGAAAGASAWGVWEISDRVDGERLVLGLAVLAACFFFAALSMLRELGIWRALVAAAGLGVLVSGLSLLKSLGFSSVREMFEAGHVAVALTVLGAMPVPFLIAALARETAGWRDYRVLFVESWTVLVRYAAATMFLGMIWVVIFLGDGMLRLVGVDLVETLFSEDLVVAVFNGAVLGLGLAVVSELSDLVSPYLLLRLLRLLTPVALGLVGVFLLMLPLRGLDQLFGSISAAGVLLAMAVVAVSLVTIAVDQDDVEAAHGPVVSWAARGLAVVVPVLAVIAGWAILERVGQYGWTPARVAAAAAAAITLGYGAFYLGAVVLMRGWRARIRRANIVMAVAMIGLAGLWLTPVISPERIAVNSQMARFAAGEVATRLPLWEFAHDWGAPGRAALETLRAQAAQSPDLAAQLARLDRAGSRYDLTPPTEAQVDQARALREELRVLPAGAEVPEALYEAVARWSDDIGAGCARRTPAGNPGCVLVLAPFSGAAPQALVLWVRAYPGLGRAGFVERAGLWEAGETAVFGGAPELEEDAGAQIDAVIASGAGLVPSGIMALDLGGAKATILP, encoded by the coding sequence ATGTTCGTCAAACGTCTGCATTTCACGGCTTTGGGCGCGGCCGCCGGGGCCTCGGCCTGGGGCGTGTGGGAGATCTCGGATCGGGTGGATGGCGAGCGGCTCGTGCTGGGGCTGGCGGTCCTCGCGGCGTGTTTCTTCTTTGCGGCGCTTTCGATGCTGCGCGAGCTCGGGATCTGGCGCGCGCTCGTGGCGGCGGCCGGGCTCGGGGTTTTGGTCTCGGGGCTTTCGCTCTTGAAATCGCTCGGGTTTTCCTCGGTTCGGGAGATGTTCGAGGCGGGGCATGTGGCGGTGGCGCTGACGGTCTTGGGGGCGATGCCGGTGCCGTTTCTGATCGCGGCCCTGGCGCGCGAGACGGCGGGCTGGCGCGATTACCGGGTGCTGTTTGTCGAGAGCTGGACGGTGCTGGTGCGCTATGCGGCGGCGACGATGTTTCTGGGCATGATCTGGGTGGTGATCTTCCTTGGCGACGGGATGTTGCGGCTCGTGGGGGTGGATCTCGTCGAGACGCTGTTCTCCGAGGATCTGGTGGTTGCGGTGTTCAACGGGGCGGTTCTGGGGCTTGGGCTCGCGGTGGTGTCCGAGCTCTCCGATCTCGTCTCGCCTTACCTGTTGTTGCGGCTGTTGCGGCTGTTGACGCCGGTGGCGCTCGGGCTGGTGGGGGTGTTCTTGCTGATGCTGCCGCTGCGCGGGCTCGATCAGCTCTTCGGCTCGATCTCGGCGGCGGGGGTGCTGCTGGCGATGGCGGTGGTGGCGGTGTCGCTGGTCACGATCGCGGTCGATCAGGATGATGTCGAGGCGGCGCATGGGCCGGTGGTGAGCTGGGCGGCGCGGGGGCTGGCGGTGGTCGTGCCGGTTCTGGCGGTGATCGCGGGCTGGGCGATCCTCGAGCGGGTGGGCCAATATGGCTGGACGCCGGCGCGGGTTGCGGCGGCGGCGGCGGCGGCGATCACGCTGGGCTATGGGGCGTTTTATCTCGGCGCGGTGGTGCTGATGCGCGGCTGGCGGGCGCGGATCCGGCGGGCCAATATCGTGATGGCGGTGGCGATGATCGGGCTGGCGGGGCTGTGGCTGACGCCGGTGATCAGCCCGGAGCGGATCGCGGTGAATTCGCAGATGGCGCGGTTTGCGGCGGGGGAGGTGGCGACGCGGCTGCCGCTTTGGGAGTTCGCGCATGACTGGGGCGCGCCGGGGCGGGCCGCGCTCGAGACGCTGCGCGCGCAGGCCGCGCAATCGCCCGATCTGGCGGCGCAGCTTGCCCGGCTCGACCGGGCGGGCAGCCGCTATGACCTGACGCCGCCGACCGAGGCGCAGGTCGATCAGGCGCGGGCGCTGCGTGAGGAGCTGCGGGTCTTGCCGGCCGGCGCGGAGGTGCCCGAGGCGCTTTACGAGGCGGTGGCGCGCTGGAGCGACGATATCGGGGCGGGCTGTGCGCGCCGCACGCCGGCGGGCAACCCGGGCTGTGTGCTGGTTCTGGCGCCGTTCTCGGGCGCGGCGCCGCAGGCGCTGGTGCTGTGGGTGCGCGCCTATCCGGGGCTCGGGCGGGCGGGGTTCGTCGAGCGCGCGGGCCTGTGGGAGGCCGGCGAGACGGCGGTGTTCGGCGGCGCGCCGGAGCTCGAGGAGGATGCGGGCGCGCAGATCGATGCGGTGATCGCCTCCGGGGCGGGTTTGGTGCCCTCGGGGATCATGGCGCTCGATCTGGGCGGGGCAAAGGCAACAATCTTGCCCTGA
- a CDS encoding HAD family hydrolase translates to MSQICAILFDKDGTLFDFEATWGGWAQRVVTRLGGGDAALAGRLAGAIRFDLAQGRFDPSSPVIAGTSEEVVRLLAAELPGHDFDALVDDLDRAAQEAPLVEAVPLGECLSELRARGLRLGLCTNDSEASARAHLRAAGVEELFERIFGYDSGHGAKPEPGPLLAFAAGLGVAPECVAMVGDSRHDLRAARAAGMKAVAVLTGPARAEDLADLADVILPDIGGLACWIGGGAV, encoded by the coding sequence ATGTCGCAGATCTGTGCGATTTTGTTCGATAAGGACGGGACGCTGTTCGATTTTGAGGCGACCTGGGGCGGTTGGGCGCAGCGGGTGGTGACGCGGCTCGGGGGGGGCGATGCGGCCTTGGCGGGGCGGCTCGCGGGCGCGATCCGCTTCGATCTCGCGCAGGGGCGGTTCGATCCGAGCTCGCCGGTGATCGCGGGGACCTCGGAGGAGGTGGTGCGGCTGCTGGCGGCCGAATTGCCCGGCCATGATTTCGACGCGCTGGTGGACGATCTCGACCGCGCCGCGCAGGAGGCGCCGCTGGTCGAGGCGGTGCCCTTGGGGGAATGTCTGAGCGAGTTGCGCGCCCGCGGGCTGCGCCTTGGGCTGTGCACGAATGATTCCGAGGCTTCGGCGCGGGCGCATTTGCGCGCGGCCGGGGTCGAGGAGCTGTTCGAGCGGATTTTCGGCTATGACAGCGGCCATGGCGCCAAGCCCGAGCCCGGGCCGCTTCTGGCCTTTGCGGCGGGGCTCGGGGTGGCGCCGGAATGTGTCGCGATGGTGGGCGACAGCCGCCATGACCTGCGCGCGGCGCGGGCGGCGGGGATGAAGGCAGTGGCGGTTCTCACCGGGCCGGCGCGGGCCGAGGATCTTGCGGATCTCGCCGATGTGATCTTGCCCGATATCGGCGGCTTGGCCTGCTGGATCGGGGGCGGCGCGGTCTGA
- a CDS encoding DUF3572 domain-containing protein: MQQETAHVTGIRALAWLASEDELFDAFLGASGADAGSVRALAAEPGFATSVLDFILQSDAWVIACAEAIGARPEELVQARAVLGGGDQRHWT; this comes from the coding sequence ATGCAGCAGGAAACCGCCCATGTCACGGGAATTCGCGCCTTGGCATGGTTGGCGAGCGAGGATGAGCTTTTCGACGCGTTTCTGGGGGCGTCGGGGGCGGATGCGGGGAGCGTGCGGGCCCTGGCGGCGGAGCCCGGGTTTGCGACCTCGGTCCTTGATTTCATTCTACAAAGTGACGCGTGGGTGATCGCCTGTGCGGAGGCGATCGGGGCGCGGCCCGAGGAGCTCGTGCAGGCGCGCGCGGTGCTGGGCGGCGGGGATCAGCGGCACTGGACCTGA
- a CDS encoding diguanylate cyclase — protein sequence MAGKILIVDGVATNRIVLKVKLSGARYETIQAASGAEALALLPRERPDLILLDAQLPDVDGIELCRTLKSSADTAATPLILISAVADPQTRLAALRAGADEFLVKPFDELVLLARLRSLLRSRETDEELRLRESTCRELGFAEPAPAFSAPARIALISAERNASLGWKNALMRFLPDCRLSVCDPEEALAASGDVLPPDGYIIAADLTRPGEGLRLMSELRSRSASRHAVICVAVAEPRRETAAVALDLGANDLLPVDLETAASAEEAALRLQAQLARKRTLDRQRESVADGLRLAVTDPLTGLYNRRYAMPHLARMADRSRLTGRKFAVMVLDLDRFKSINDRFGHAAGDAVLVEVAQRLSFNLRQVDLIARIGGEEFLVAMPETSLEAARTTAERLCRVMESEPFTLPEGELRVTVSIGLAIGGGLADEDPVDALISDADHALLTSKADGRNQVNVSARSTAA from the coding sequence ATGGCAGGAAAAATCCTGATCGTGGATGGTGTCGCAACGAATCGGATCGTCCTGAAAGTCAAACTTTCCGGCGCCCGTTACGAGACGATTCAAGCGGCCTCCGGCGCGGAGGCACTCGCGCTCTTGCCGCGCGAGCGGCCCGACCTCATCTTGCTCGATGCCCAACTGCCCGATGTCGACGGGATCGAGCTGTGCCGCACGCTGAAATCCTCCGCCGATACGGCCGCGACGCCGCTGATCCTGATCTCCGCCGTCGCCGATCCGCAAACCCGCCTCGCCGCGCTGCGCGCCGGGGCCGATGAATTCCTCGTCAAACCCTTTGACGAGCTGGTGCTCCTCGCCCGCCTGCGCAGCCTGCTGCGCAGCCGCGAAACCGATGAAGAGCTGCGCCTGCGCGAAAGCACCTGCCGCGAGCTCGGCTTTGCCGAACCGGCGCCGGCCTTCTCCGCCCCCGCCCGCATCGCGCTGATCTCGGCCGAACGCAACGCGAGCCTTGGCTGGAAAAACGCGCTGATGCGCTTCCTGCCCGATTGTCGGCTCTCGGTCTGCGACCCGGAGGAGGCGCTCGCAGCCTCCGGCGACGTGCTGCCCCCCGATGGCTATATCATCGCCGCCGACCTCACCCGCCCGGGCGAAGGCCTGCGGCTGATGTCGGAGCTGCGCTCGCGCTCGGCCTCGCGCCATGCGGTGATCTGCGTCGCCGTCGCCGAGCCGCGCCGCGAAACCGCCGCCGTCGCGCTCGATCTGGGCGCCAATGACCTGCTGCCAGTCGATCTCGAAACCGCCGCCTCCGCCGAGGAGGCCGCGCTGCGCCTGCAGGCGCAACTGGCGCGCAAACGCACCCTCGACCGCCAGCGCGAGAGCGTCGCCGACGGGCTGCGCCTCGCGGTCACCGACCCGCTCACCGGCCTTTACAACCGCCGCTACGCCATGCCGCATCTGGCCCGCATGGCCGATCGCTCGCGCCTCACCGGGCGCAAATTCGCCGTCATGGTCCTCGATCTCGACCGTTTCAAATCGATCAATGACCGTTTCGGCCATGCCGCGGGCGATGCGGTGCTCGTCGAGGTCGCGCAGCGGCTGAGCTTCAACCTGCGCCAGGTCGATCTGATCGCGCGGATCGGCGGCGAGGAGTTTCTCGTCGCGATGCCCGAAACATCGCTCGAGGCCGCGCGCACCACCGCCGAGCGGCTCTGCCGGGTGATGGAATCGGAGCCCTTCACGCTGCCCGAGGGCGAGCTGCGCGTCACCGTCTCGATCGGCCTCGCGATCGGCGGCGGCCTCGCGGATGAAGATCCGGTCGATGCGCTGATTTCGGATGCCGACCATGCGCTGCTGACCTCGAAGGCCGATGGCCGCAATCAGGTCAATGTCTCCGCCCGCTCGACCGCCGCCTGA
- a CDS encoding periplasmic heavy metal sensor — MAEQQPGRAAMRGWVRALFVASLTLNLAVAGVVIGGLVAHEQHPPRPPVGDIGLGPFTEAFSSEDRGALRRAAKAEGLNFKAMRDEAQADLAALTRALEAEPWDEAAVQAALGAHRERTLERIEIGERLMVDRLRAMSPQERHAFAKRLGTVFARFERKPPEK; from the coding sequence ATGGCGGAACAACAGCCGGGACGCGCGGCGATGCGGGGCTGGGTGCGGGCGTTGTTTGTCGCCTCGCTGACGCTCAACCTTGCGGTGGCGGGGGTGGTGATCGGCGGCCTCGTGGCGCATGAGCAGCACCCGCCGCGCCCGCCGGTGGGGGATATCGGGCTGGGCCCGTTCACCGAGGCGTTTTCCTCCGAGGACCGCGGCGCGCTGCGCCGGGCGGCAAAGGCGGAAGGCTTGAATTTCAAGGCGATGCGCGACGAAGCTCAAGCGGATCTGGCGGCGCTGACGCGGGCGCTTGAGGCCGAGCCCTGGGATGAGGCGGCGGTGCAGGCGGCGCTCGGCGCGCATCGGGAGCGGACGCTCGAGCGGATCGAGATCGGCGAGCGGCTGATGGTGGACCGGCTGCGCGCGATGAGCCCGCAGGAGCGGCACGCCTTCGCCAAGCGGTTGGGCACGGTCTTCGCGCGGTTTGAGCGCAAGCCGCCGGAGAAGTGA
- a CDS encoding dihydroorotate dehydrogenase has protein sequence MTDMHNGNGIDALEGVFAAARQTAPEPSAAFLMRVMAEAEAVQAARQAAPAAARPAARGGRLAGLMALVGGWPALGGMVAAAATGLWIGFIGGERIDGFTAVYLGASDSASAVSLLPEGDLFALME, from the coding sequence ATGACTGACATGCACAACGGGAACGGGATCGACGCGCTGGAGGGGGTTTTCGCGGCCGCCCGGCAGACTGCGCCGGAGCCTTCGGCGGCGTTTCTGATGCGGGTCATGGCCGAGGCCGAGGCGGTGCAGGCCGCGCGGCAGGCGGCGCCGGCGGCGGCCCGGCCCGCGGCGCGGGGCGGCAGGCTCGCGGGGCTGATGGCGCTCGTGGGCGGCTGGCCGGCGCTTGGCGGCATGGTGGCGGCGGCCGCGACCGGGCTTTGGATCGGGTTCATCGGGGGCGAGCGGATCGACGGGTTCACCGCGGTCTATCTCGGGGCCTCGGACAGCGCCTCGGCGGTCAGCTTGCTGCCCGAGGGCGATCTGTTTGCGTTGATGGAGTGA